One genomic window of Halorubrum hochsteinianum includes the following:
- a CDS encoding thioredoxin family protein, producing MATRTAEIGRVISLDDADLETVVEDSGVVLAEFYTEWCGTCTRMKPVLETLAEDADATVLTIDIESNLETAIEFGAQSAPTFVLFVDGQPVKQLRGGQNERALRELIARYRD from the coding sequence ATGGCAACACGAACAGCGGAGATAGGCCGCGTGATTTCGCTGGACGACGCCGATCTCGAAACAGTCGTCGAAGACAGCGGCGTCGTACTCGCCGAGTTCTACACGGAGTGGTGCGGCACCTGTACACGGATGAAGCCGGTCCTCGAAACGCTCGCCGAAGACGCCGACGCGACGGTCCTGACGATCGACATCGAATCCAATCTCGAGACCGCCATCGAGTTCGGTGCCCAGAGCGCGCCCACGTTCGTCCTGTTCGTCGACGGGCAACCAGTGAAACAGCTCCGAGGCGGCCAGAACGAACGGGCCCTTCGCGAACTAATCGCCCGGTATCGAGACTAA
- a CDS encoding class I SAM-dependent methyltransferase, which translates to MARFQNTGQPDWDWWSRLWPTPGATLRKLGVESGESVAEVGCGSGYFALPAARIAESESVYAVDLDASLLDELDGLADRQGIDNVVPVHGDARNLTDVLPDPVSTLVVANTFHGVEDQSGFVEQAFRAIEPGGSLIIVNWHDRPRETTTVGTEPRGPPTALRSPPGETEDVVLSAAPFTLDRLVELPPYHYGLVFDR; encoded by the coding sequence ATGGCACGCTTTCAGAACACCGGTCAACCTGACTGGGACTGGTGGAGCAGACTCTGGCCGACGCCCGGCGCGACGCTCCGGAAACTCGGTGTCGAGTCGGGCGAGTCAGTCGCTGAAGTCGGCTGTGGAAGCGGCTACTTTGCGCTTCCGGCCGCTCGGATTGCGGAATCCGAGTCCGTGTACGCTGTCGACTTGGATGCGTCATTACTCGATGAACTCGACGGTCTTGCCGACCGGCAGGGCATCGACAACGTCGTACCGGTTCACGGTGACGCCCGGAATCTGACCGATGTCCTCCCCGACCCAGTCAGTACGCTCGTTGTGGCGAACACCTTCCACGGCGTTGAGGACCAGTCGGGATTCGTCGAACAGGCGTTCCGGGCGATCGAACCCGGCGGCAGCCTGATCATCGTCAACTGGCACGACCGCCCGCGTGAAACGACGACTGTCGGAACCGAACCTCGGGGGCCCCCGACGGCCCTTCGGTCGCCGCCGGGCGAAACCGAAGACGTTGTACTTTCGGCCGCACCGTTCACGCTCGACCGGCTGGTCGAGTTGCCGCCGTACCATTACGGGCTCGTATTCGATCGGTGA
- the thrS gene encoding threonine--tRNA ligase has product MTVVRLRHCMSETDAEAEVTVVLPDGSELTVPAGSTVEDVAFEIGPGLGRDTVAGKIDGELVEKYAAVHDGARIEIVTDQSDEYLTVLRHSAAHVFAQALQRLRPEATLTIGPATDEGFYYDVTDVDLDEDDLAAIEDEMDEIIAADYDIEREVRSREAAKETYADNEYKRQILDEEADGEEVTFYVQDGWEDLCQGPHVESTGEVGAATLLEVSAAYWRGDEENDSLTRVYGTAFASESDLEEYLELREQAQERDHRKIGQEMNLFSIPTVTGPGLPLYHPPGKTVLRELSDFANELNRDHGYEEVETPHVFRTELWKQSGHYENYKDDMFLLDVNDEEYGLKPMNCPGHATIFDQQSWSYRDLPQRYFENGKVYRKEQRGELSGLSRVWSFTIDDGHLFVRPDQIRQEIESVIEMIFEVVETLDLEVEVALATRPDKSVGGDEIWESAEEQLRDVLESGGYDYDVEPGDGAFYGPKIDFGFEDALGRVWDGPTVQLDFNMPERFDLTYTGEDNEDHQPVMIHRALYGSYERFFMVLIEHFDGNFPLWLAPEQVRILPVSDETLGYAHRVKNALEDEGFRVEVEDRDWTVGRKIRAGHDDRLPYMVIVGDDEQEAGTVSVRDRFENQRGDVDLDDFVDHLVEERAEKRTEPDFVDAE; this is encoded by the coding sequence ATGACGGTCGTCCGGCTCCGACACTGTATGAGCGAGACCGATGCGGAGGCCGAGGTGACGGTCGTCCTGCCGGACGGATCAGAGCTGACCGTTCCGGCGGGGTCGACAGTCGAGGACGTCGCCTTCGAGATCGGCCCCGGGCTCGGTCGCGACACCGTCGCGGGGAAGATCGACGGCGAGCTCGTCGAGAAGTACGCCGCGGTCCACGACGGCGCGCGGATCGAGATCGTCACCGACCAGTCCGACGAGTACCTCACGGTGTTGCGCCACTCCGCGGCCCACGTGTTCGCGCAGGCGCTTCAGCGGCTCCGCCCCGAGGCGACGCTGACGATCGGCCCCGCGACCGACGAGGGGTTCTACTACGACGTGACCGACGTCGACCTCGACGAGGACGATCTGGCCGCCATCGAGGACGAGATGGACGAGATCATCGCGGCCGACTACGACATCGAGCGCGAGGTCCGGTCGCGCGAGGCGGCGAAGGAGACCTACGCCGACAACGAGTACAAACGGCAGATCTTAGACGAGGAGGCCGACGGCGAGGAGGTCACGTTCTACGTCCAGGACGGCTGGGAGGACCTCTGTCAGGGCCCGCACGTGGAGTCGACCGGCGAGGTCGGCGCGGCGACGCTGCTCGAGGTATCGGCCGCCTACTGGCGCGGCGACGAGGAGAACGACTCGCTGACGCGGGTGTACGGGACCGCCTTCGCGAGCGAGTCCGACCTGGAGGAGTACCTCGAACTGCGCGAGCAGGCCCAGGAGCGCGACCACCGGAAGATCGGACAGGAGATGAACCTCTTCTCGATCCCGACGGTGACCGGGCCGGGGCTCCCGCTGTACCACCCGCCGGGCAAGACCGTGCTCCGGGAGCTCTCCGACTTCGCGAACGAGCTCAACCGCGACCACGGCTACGAGGAGGTCGAGACGCCCCACGTGTTCCGGACGGAGCTGTGGAAGCAGTCGGGCCACTACGAGAACTACAAGGACGACATGTTCCTCCTCGACGTGAACGACGAGGAGTACGGCCTGAAGCCGATGAACTGCCCGGGCCACGCGACCATCTTCGACCAGCAGTCGTGGTCGTACCGCGACCTCCCGCAGCGCTACTTCGAGAACGGGAAGGTGTACCGGAAAGAGCAGCGCGGCGAGCTGTCGGGACTGTCGCGCGTCTGGTCGTTCACCATCGACGACGGTCACCTGTTCGTCCGGCCGGACCAGATCCGTCAGGAGATCGAGTCGGTGATCGAGATGATCTTCGAGGTCGTCGAGACGCTCGATCTGGAGGTCGAGGTCGCGCTGGCGACCCGGCCCGACAAGTCGGTCGGCGGCGACGAGATCTGGGAGTCCGCCGAGGAGCAGCTCCGCGACGTGCTGGAGTCCGGCGGCTACGACTACGACGTCGAGCCCGGCGACGGTGCCTTCTACGGCCCGAAGATCGACTTCGGCTTCGAGGACGCGCTCGGTCGCGTCTGGGACGGGCCGACGGTCCAGCTCGACTTCAACATGCCCGAGCGGTTCGACCTCACCTACACGGGCGAGGACAACGAGGACCACCAGCCCGTGATGATCCACCGGGCGCTGTACGGCAGCTACGAGCGCTTCTTCATGGTCCTGATCGAGCACTTCGACGGGAACTTCCCGCTGTGGCTCGCGCCCGAGCAGGTCCGGATCCTCCCCGTCTCCGACGAGACGCTCGGCTACGCGCACCGCGTGAAGAACGCCCTCGAAGACGAGGGGTTCCGCGTCGAGGTGGAGGACCGCGACTGGACGGTCGGCCGCAAGATCCGCGCGGGCCACGACGACCGGCTCCCCTACATGGTCATCGTCGGCGACGACGAGCAGGAGGCGGGGACCGTCTCCGTCCGCGACCGCTTCGAGAACCAGCGCGGCGACGTCGACCTCGACGACTTCGTCGACCACCTCGTCGAGGAGCGCGCGGAGAAGCGGACGGAGCCGGACTTCGTCGACGCCGAGTGA
- a CDS encoding M20 family metallopeptidase, with protein sequence MSDATPAEYARAHREDLVDFALDLLAVDTSNPPGDTRDIVAEIEQFLDPLPVEVERFAADPTKPNLLVRLPGGSDHTLLYNGHLDTVPFDAEAWSRAPLGERVDERVYGRGATDMKGAVASMLFAVQAFVATDTEPPVDLRFAFVSDEEVGGDAGLPAVLDAGKLDADACVIGEPTCEEGRHSVTIADRGSIWLTLEAGGEGAHGSRPVLGVNAIDRLYDAVKTVRERFGTRRLEIDADVAPIVEESVEYYAPSMGEATARELFRYPSINLGVLEGGDAINTVPQSAHAEVDVRLTAGVHTPDVLAEIRECVADCDGITVADISWSVGTAEVPTSPLVEAVASTAEEVTGNRVFRRSATGGGDAKKFRNAGIPTVEFALGTDTVHAPDEYVPVDVLVDNAVVYAQLPTRWQSQLEQ encoded by the coding sequence ATGAGCGACGCGACGCCGGCCGAGTACGCGCGAGCGCACCGTGAGGATCTGGTCGATTTCGCCCTCGATCTCCTCGCGGTTGACACGTCGAATCCGCCCGGCGACACGCGTGACATCGTCGCCGAAATCGAACAGTTCCTCGACCCGCTCCCGGTCGAAGTGGAGCGGTTCGCGGCCGACCCAACGAAGCCGAATCTGCTCGTTCGGCTCCCGGGTGGCTCTGATCACACGCTGCTGTATAACGGCCACCTCGACACGGTGCCTTTCGACGCCGAGGCGTGGTCCCGCGCTCCGCTCGGCGAGCGCGTCGACGAGCGCGTCTACGGCCGCGGCGCAACCGACATGAAGGGTGCCGTTGCGTCGATGCTGTTCGCGGTTCAGGCCTTCGTAGCCACCGACACGGAGCCGCCCGTCGACCTCCGATTCGCGTTCGTGAGCGACGAGGAGGTCGGTGGTGACGCCGGCCTGCCGGCGGTACTGGACGCTGGAAAGCTCGACGCTGACGCGTGCGTGATAGGCGAGCCGACCTGCGAGGAGGGCCGTCACTCCGTCACGATCGCGGACCGGGGCAGCATCTGGCTGACGCTCGAAGCGGGCGGTGAGGGGGCCCACGGCTCCCGGCCGGTACTCGGCGTCAACGCCATCGACCGGCTCTACGACGCCGTCAAGACGGTGCGCGAACGGTTCGGCACCCGGCGGCTCGAAATCGACGCTGACGTGGCACCGATCGTCGAGGAGTCGGTCGAGTACTACGCCCCCTCGATGGGTGAGGCCACCGCTCGAGAGCTGTTCCGGTACCCCTCGATCAATCTCGGTGTCCTCGAGGGCGGGGACGCGATAAACACCGTCCCGCAGTCCGCGCACGCCGAAGTTGACGTGCGACTGACCGCAGGCGTCCATACGCCCGATGTGCTCGCTGAAATTCGCGAGTGCGTTGCCGACTGTGACGGTATCACAGTCGCCGACATCTCTTGGAGCGTTGGGACGGCCGAGGTTCCCACCAGCCCGCTCGTCGAAGCCGTCGCGTCGACCGCGGAAGAAGTCACGGGAAATCGCGTCTTCAGACGGAGCGCTACGGGCGGTGGCGACGCCAAGAAGTTCCGGAACGCGGGGATCCCGACCGTCGAGTTCGCACTCGGAACCGACACTGTCCACGCCCCGGATGAGTACGTTCCGGTGGACGTACTCGTCGACAACGCCGTCGTCTACGCTCAGCTACCAACGCGGTGGCAGTCCCAGCTTGAGCAGTAA
- a CDS encoding DsrE/DsrF/DrsH-like family protein, with protein MSTDTPDAPTDDAPSRAELAARVDELEDALAEATGDDGKKMSIIATKGTLDMAYPPLILASTAAAFGYEVTVFHTFWGLDILHEERSKNLKLSSVGNPNMPVPNAVAALPGMDRVTTKMMEKKIADNDTASIEELLETSLDMGVEFQACQMTIDLMDYDEDDFYDGVTTGVGAATALQDMADADIQLLV; from the coding sequence ATGAGCACGGACACGCCCGACGCGCCGACCGACGACGCTCCCTCGCGTGCGGAGCTGGCCGCCCGCGTCGACGAGCTGGAGGACGCGCTCGCGGAGGCCACCGGTGACGACGGCAAGAAGATGAGCATCATCGCGACGAAGGGGACGCTGGACATGGCGTATCCCCCGCTCATCCTCGCCAGCACCGCCGCCGCGTTCGGCTACGAGGTGACCGTCTTCCACACGTTCTGGGGGCTCGACATCCTCCACGAGGAGCGCTCGAAGAACCTCAAGCTCAGCTCCGTCGGCAACCCCAACATGCCCGTGCCGAACGCCGTCGCGGCGCTCCCGGGCATGGACCGCGTGACGACGAAGATGATGGAAAAGAAGATCGCGGACAACGACACCGCCTCTATCGAGGAGCTGCTGGAGACGAGCCTCGACATGGGCGTGGAGTTCCAGGCCTGTCAGATGACCATCGACCTGATGGACTACGACGAGGACGACTTCTACGACGGCGTCACCACGGGCGTCGGCGCGGCGACGGCCCTCCAAGACATGGCCGACGCCGACATCCAGCTCCTGGTCTGA
- a CDS encoding YgaP-like transmembrane domain, with amino-acid sequence MGMKNNIGAADRRIRIGLGLGSAAVGLATLGGLLGLGTTVGAVLTLLGLVLVGTALVRVCLLYRLLGVDTSGS; translated from the coding sequence GTGGGTATGAAAAACAATATCGGTGCGGCAGACAGACGAATTCGGATCGGTCTCGGGCTGGGTTCGGCGGCGGTCGGACTGGCGACACTCGGTGGCCTCCTCGGCCTCGGGACGACGGTCGGCGCGGTTCTGACGCTGCTGGGTCTCGTTCTCGTCGGGACTGCGCTCGTCCGAGTCTGTCTCCTGTATCGCCTGTTGGGAGTGGACACGTCGGGATCCTAG
- a CDS encoding sulfurtransferase TusA family protein: protein MTDIEPDDTVDARGAACPGPLMDLIGRIRSAESGDVIRLLSDTDQSLTDVPEWAEEAGNELLAVEEIDDHNAFYVEKA, encoded by the coding sequence ATGACTGATATCGAGCCCGACGACACCGTCGACGCCAGAGGCGCAGCGTGTCCCGGCCCGCTCATGGACCTCATCGGAAGGATTCGAAGCGCCGAGTCGGGGGACGTGATCCGACTGCTGAGCGACACCGACCAGTCGCTCACCGACGTTCCCGAGTGGGCCGAGGAGGCCGGTAACGAACTGCTCGCGGTCGAAGAGATCGACGACCACAACGCGTTCTACGTGGAGAAAGCATGA
- a CDS encoding DUF1641 domain-containing protein: MSEQQNPDQSELEVAIEENPEAVAEFVEHLDAVNELLDVISLGESALDDEMVRELSATGSTLAESADGLATDETVALAEAVGENGDELREALDTLVTLQRSGALDELAELAGVGSLATAALDDEMVASLAGTGAAVGEVAQTAADDDTRDGIETLLESVGEAERNTPEQVGPVGLLRGLRDSDVQYGLGYLLALASAIGREHSGAESR; this comes from the coding sequence ATGTCCGAACAGCAGAATCCCGACCAGTCCGAGCTGGAGGTAGCGATCGAAGAGAACCCCGAAGCCGTCGCCGAGTTCGTTGAACACCTCGACGCAGTCAACGAGCTACTGGACGTGATCTCGCTGGGCGAGAGCGCGCTCGACGACGAGATGGTCCGCGAGCTCTCGGCAACGGGGTCGACGCTCGCCGAGTCCGCCGACGGACTGGCGACCGACGAGACCGTGGCGCTGGCCGAAGCGGTCGGGGAGAACGGCGACGAACTGCGCGAGGCCCTCGACACGCTGGTCACGCTCCAGCGGAGCGGCGCACTCGACGAACTTGCCGAACTCGCGGGGGTCGGATCGCTGGCAACGGCGGCGCTCGACGACGAGATGGTCGCGTCGCTGGCCGGCACCGGTGCCGCCGTCGGCGAAGTCGCGCAGACGGCCGCGGACGACGACACTCGCGACGGCATTGAGACGCTCCTAGAGAGCGTCGGGGAGGCGGAGCGGAACACCCCCGAGCAGGTCGGTCCCGTCGGTCTGCTCCGCGGATTACGGGATTCAGACGTCCAGTACGGACTGGGCTACCTGTTGGCGCTCGCGAGCGCCATCGGCCGCGAGCACTCCGGCGCGGAGTCGCGTTAG
- a CDS encoding NAD(P)/FAD-dependent oxidoreductase, which yields MTEHVVIVGGGTGGTVLANDLADRLEPELDAGDVRVTLVNDDPDHVYKPVWLYVPFGQREPDDGRRALDDLVDDAIDLRIDRVSDIDTEARRLRFRGNSPPVSYDHLVLATGSTLEPDRIPGLAEAGHDYYSESGATDLRDELLAFTDGDLVLSVIGTPHMCPAAPLEFVFMADDWLRERGLREDVDITYTYPIQRVHGNPHIAEWARPLMEERDIRTETFFNAEAIDPETETITSMEGTELEYDLLVTIPPHAGVDLIEEAGLGDDGWVDVDRHTLEAEAAENVYALGDTADTGVPNAGSVAHYQAGVVGQRLASKIRGRPATATYDGKTLCFIETGMDAASFVEFDYEKPPSPAPPSEKLHWSKLAYNESYWLTARGLL from the coding sequence ATGACCGAGCACGTCGTTATCGTCGGCGGCGGGACCGGGGGGACCGTCCTCGCGAACGACCTCGCCGACCGACTCGAACCCGAACTCGACGCCGGCGACGTCCGCGTCACGCTAGTCAACGACGACCCCGACCACGTCTATAAGCCGGTCTGGCTGTACGTGCCGTTCGGCCAGCGCGAACCCGACGACGGCCGTCGCGCGCTCGACGACCTCGTCGACGACGCGATCGACCTCCGGATCGACCGCGTCTCCGACATCGACACCGAGGCCCGGCGGCTCCGGTTCCGCGGGAACTCGCCGCCAGTCAGCTACGACCACCTCGTGCTGGCGACCGGGTCGACGCTGGAGCCCGACCGAATTCCGGGCCTCGCGGAGGCCGGTCACGACTACTACAGCGAGTCGGGCGCGACCGACCTGCGCGACGAGCTGCTGGCGTTCACCGACGGCGACCTCGTGTTGAGCGTCATCGGGACGCCCCACATGTGTCCGGCCGCCCCGCTTGAATTCGTCTTCATGGCCGACGACTGGCTCCGCGAGCGCGGCCTCCGGGAAGACGTCGATATCACGTACACGTATCCGATCCAGCGTGTCCACGGCAACCCCCACATCGCCGAGTGGGCCCGCCCCCTCATGGAGGAGCGGGACATCCGGACGGAGACGTTCTTCAACGCCGAGGCGATCGACCCCGAGACGGAGACTATCACGTCGATGGAGGGGACCGAACTCGAGTACGATCTCCTCGTGACGATCCCGCCCCACGCCGGCGTCGACCTCATCGAAGAGGCGGGACTCGGCGACGACGGCTGGGTCGACGTCGACAGGCACACGCTGGAGGCCGAGGCCGCCGAGAACGTCTACGCGCTCGGCGACACCGCCGACACCGGCGTCCCGAACGCGGGCAGCGTCGCGCACTATCAGGCGGGCGTTGTGGGCCAACGGCTCGCCAGTAAGATCCGCGGCCGCCCGGCGACGGCGACCTACGACGGGAAGACGCTGTGCTTCATCGAGACGGGGATGGACGCGGCGTCGTTCGTGGAGTTCGACTACGAGAAGCCGCCGTCGCCGGCACCGCCCTCGGAGAAACTCCACTGGTCGAAGCTGGCGTACAACGAGTCGTACTGGCTGACCGCACGAGGTCTGCTCTGA
- a CDS encoding sulfurtransferase TusA family protein: MSAEYDIAETLDVKGASCPMPVVKTKGAVDDLAAGEILEVLATDSGSMSDIDGWAAGTAGVELVEQEEGDDVYRHYVRKTE, encoded by the coding sequence ATGAGTGCTGAATACGACATCGCGGAGACGCTCGACGTGAAGGGTGCATCGTGTCCCATGCCTGTGGTGAAGACGAAAGGCGCGGTCGACGACCTCGCCGCCGGTGAGATCCTCGAGGTGCTGGCGACGGACTCCGGCAGCATGAGCGACATCGACGGCTGGGCGGCCGGTACTGCGGGCGTCGAGCTCGTCGAGCAGGAGGAAGGCGACGACGTGTACAGACACTACGTGCGCAAGACGGAGTGA
- a CDS encoding CoA-binding protein: protein MLITDDEGLDRLLDAETIAVVGCSTTPGKAAHDVPEYLQDRGYRVIPVNPYADEVLGEPAYDSLGEIEEAIDLVDVFRPSEEVPEILDAVRERHGSRGDAGAAWLQLGISHDEAAADAAADGIDVVQDRCIKVEHGRLRG, encoded by the coding sequence ATGCTCATCACCGACGACGAGGGGCTCGACCGACTGCTCGACGCGGAGACGATCGCCGTCGTCGGCTGTTCGACGACGCCCGGGAAGGCCGCTCACGACGTGCCCGAATACCTCCAAGACCGCGGCTACCGCGTGATCCCGGTGAACCCCTACGCGGACGAAGTACTCGGCGAGCCGGCGTACGACTCCCTCGGCGAGATCGAGGAGGCGATCGATCTCGTCGACGTGTTCCGTCCGAGCGAGGAGGTGCCGGAGATACTCGACGCCGTCCGCGAGCGACACGGGTCACGCGGTGACGCGGGCGCGGCGTGGCTCCAGCTCGGGATCAGTCACGACGAGGCGGCCGCGGACGCGGCGGCCGACGGGATCGACGTGGTCCAAGACCGGTGTATCAAGGTCGAACACGGGCGACTGCGGGGGTAA
- a CDS encoding RAD55 family ATPase, whose translation MYELTPHFDAEVEPGTNILLTGPPLSGKRSIMMDVLAAGTDRDEGAIVVTTKDGADRVLRDYEKRTPYEGKPVAVVDCVTRQQGGEIVESDRIKYASSPVDMTGIGIKLSEFLQAFGDRGIEQNRVMVHSLSTLLMYSDLQTVFRFLHVFTGRVQSVDGLGLYSIDSTAHDDQAMNTLKQLFDGIITVTEDGEPEIRLA comes from the coding sequence ATGTATGAGCTGACGCCGCATTTCGACGCCGAGGTCGAACCCGGGACCAACATCCTGTTGACCGGTCCGCCGCTGAGCGGGAAGCGGTCCATCATGATGGACGTCCTCGCCGCGGGCACCGACCGCGACGAGGGGGCCATCGTGGTCACCACGAAGGACGGTGCCGACCGGGTGCTCCGCGACTACGAGAAGCGGACGCCCTACGAGGGCAAGCCCGTCGCGGTCGTCGACTGCGTCACGCGCCAGCAGGGCGGCGAGATCGTCGAGTCCGACCGTATCAAGTACGCCTCCTCGCCGGTCGACATGACCGGCATCGGGATCAAGCTCTCGGAGTTCCTCCAGGCGTTCGGCGACCGGGGCATCGAGCAGAACCGCGTGATGGTCCACTCGCTGTCGACGCTTTTGATGTACTCGGACCTCCAGACCGTGTTCCGGTTCCTCCACGTGTTCACGGGACGCGTCCAGAGCGTCGACGGACTGGGCCTGTACAGCATCGACTCGACGGCCCACGACGACCAGGCGATGAACACGCTCAAACAGCTGTTCGACGGGATCATCACGGTCACCGAGGACGGCGAACCGGAGATCCGGCTCGCCTGA
- a CDS encoding PLP-dependent cysteine synthase family protein, whose translation MTTHAEPLSSVLETVGETPLVRVHDSPDEVPVYAKLETFNPGASIKDRIGKYMLERMLERGDVGEGGTVIEPTAGNTGIGIAVAAGQLGLNAIFVVPERFSVEKQQLMRALGAEVVNTPSKEGMELAIERAHEIAEELDDAVVPQQFSNPLNAEAHYETTAPEIDEALDGEVGAVVAGCGTAGTLMGMARYFREADADTHVTAVEPAGSAYREFFGEDVDHEEYKTEGIGTHDIDTNELFEPALVDEVQAIDDREVHEEMGRLAAEEGQLVASSAAANSLAAKRVARDIRDGEIDAPHDAVVTIFCDSSERYLSKGVYRSFEEWEG comes from the coding sequence ATGACCACGCACGCCGAGCCCCTCTCGTCGGTGTTGGAGACCGTCGGCGAGACGCCGCTCGTCCGCGTCCACGACTCGCCCGACGAGGTGCCGGTGTACGCCAAGCTGGAGACGTTCAACCCCGGCGCGAGCATCAAGGACCGCATCGGCAAGTACATGCTCGAACGGATGCTGGAACGCGGCGACGTCGGCGAGGGCGGCACCGTGATCGAGCCGACCGCCGGTAACACCGGCATCGGGATCGCGGTCGCGGCGGGCCAACTCGGCCTGAACGCGATCTTCGTCGTTCCCGAGCGCTTCTCGGTGGAGAAACAGCAGCTCATGCGCGCGCTCGGCGCGGAGGTCGTGAACACCCCGAGCAAGGAGGGGATGGAGCTCGCGATCGAGCGCGCCCACGAGATCGCGGAGGAGCTCGACGACGCCGTCGTCCCCCAGCAGTTCTCGAACCCGCTCAACGCCGAGGCGCACTACGAGACGACCGCCCCCGAGATCGACGAGGCGCTCGACGGCGAGGTGGGCGCGGTCGTCGCCGGCTGCGGTACCGCCGGGACGCTGATGGGTATGGCCCGGTACTTCCGGGAGGCGGACGCGGACACGCACGTCACCGCGGTCGAGCCGGCCGGCTCGGCGTACCGCGAGTTCTTCGGCGAGGACGTCGACCACGAGGAGTACAAGACCGAGGGGATCGGCACCCACGACATCGACACGAACGAGCTGTTCGAGCCCGCCCTCGTCGACGAGGTCCAGGCGATCGACGACCGCGAGGTCCACGAGGAGATGGGACGGCTCGCGGCCGAGGAGGGGCAGCTCGTCGCCTCCTCGGCGGCCGCGAACTCCCTCGCCGCGAAGCGCGTCGCCCGCGACATCCGCGACGGCGAGATCGACGCCCCGCACGACGCCGTCGTCACTATCTTCTGCGACTCCTCCGAGCGCTACCTCTCGAAGGGCGTCTACCGGAGCTTCGAGGAGTGGGAGGGGTAG
- a CDS encoding aminotransferase class V-fold PLP-dependent enzyme, with translation MTPRELRADTPALHEDVYLNFGAHGPSPRYVVEAADEFVRSHEYEASTRNDPYEVAFDTYDRVRERVAAFVGADADEIALTESTTAGVNAVATAVDWEPGDTVVRTDLEHPAGTLPWQRLQREGVEVRVVETEDGRVDRDAFAEAVADARLACFSAVTWTHGTRLPVADLVDIAHEAGAFALVDAVQVPGQLPLDVGEWGADAVAAAGHKWLLGLWGGGFLYVDRTAADSLRPATVGYRSVETPTADPYEFAAGARRFEVGSANPAPHVALAEAIEAVDEVGVDRIAARIRELAGRLTDGIPDDRLLSPAAPESGLVTIDVDDPGETVDRLASEGIVVRALPTPNAVRASVHAVNTRAETERLLDALDSEWN, from the coding sequence ATGACCCCGAGAGAACTTCGCGCCGACACGCCCGCCCTACACGAGGACGTCTACCTGAATTTCGGTGCCCACGGGCCGAGCCCGCGGTACGTCGTTGAGGCTGCTGACGAGTTCGTCCGCTCACACGAGTACGAAGCGAGCACGCGAAACGACCCGTACGAGGTGGCGTTCGACACCTATGACCGCGTGCGGGAGCGCGTCGCCGCCTTCGTCGGTGCGGACGCCGACGAGATCGCGCTCACGGAGAGCACGACCGCGGGCGTCAACGCCGTCGCGACCGCCGTCGACTGGGAGCCCGGCGACACGGTCGTGCGGACCGATCTCGAACACCCGGCCGGAACGCTCCCGTGGCAACGCCTCCAACGGGAGGGCGTCGAGGTTCGCGTCGTCGAGACGGAGGACGGCCGCGTCGACCGAGACGCCTTCGCCGAGGCGGTCGCCGACGCGCGCCTGGCCTGTTTCAGCGCCGTGACCTGGACGCACGGCACCCGGTTGCCCGTCGCCGACCTCGTGGACATCGCTCACGAGGCCGGCGCGTTCGCGCTCGTCGACGCCGTACAGGTGCCGGGACAGCTTCCCCTCGATGTCGGCGAGTGGGGGGCGGACGCCGTCGCGGCGGCCGGGCACAAGTGGCTGCTGGGGCTGTGGGGCGGCGGCTTCCTCTACGTCGACCGGACGGCTGCCGACTCCCTGCGACCCGCGACGGTCGGGTACCGAAGCGTCGAGACGCCGACCGCGGATCCCTACGAGTTTGCGGCCGGTGCCCGACGATTCGAGGTCGGCTCGGCCAACCCGGCCCCGCACGTCGCCCTAGCGGAAGCAATCGAGGCGGTAGACGAAGTCGGAGTCGACCGCATCGCTGCCCGGATCCGGGAATTGGCCGGCCGGCTGACCGACGGAATTCCCGACGACCGGCTTCTCAGCCCAGCGGCCCCCGAGTCCGGACTCGTGACCATCGACGTGGACGACCCCGGAGAGACGGTCGACCGACTTGCGTCGGAGGGGATCGTCGTTCGGGCCCTGCCGACGCCGAACGCCGTCCGCGCATCGGTCCACGCCGTTAACACTCGCGCAGAGACCGAGCGGCTGCTGGACGCACTCGACTCGGAGTGGAACTGA